A genomic window from Winogradskyella sp. J14-2 includes:
- a CDS encoding aryl-sulfate sulfotransferase — protein MKKITYLVFLLLINITFGQETIGLIFDDINEEKADGYTLFKPTSDQRVFLINNCGEVLNQWTFTGSNARNVYLLENGNLLQTNDQLAEIRDWDNNILWSISFEDVFGWRIHHDIEPLPNGNFLVMVRDIVNDVDIFALGMASAYANAVVVLERILEIEPVGTDSANIVWEWKLIDHLIQDFDSSKPNFGVIADNQGRYNINYDNGNGSNPIHANAIDYNENLDQIAVSSRHLSEVFIIDHSTTTAEAATSSGGMYGKGGDFLWRWGNPEAYDRGTAADRTLGRQHDIKWITDGPDQGKLSVFSNDGYGSNFTASSVHILDPNDINGVYALDSGKFLPTTYDWSWDGTIMSTVMHAGAQSGFQVLPNGNGLICESDIGRITEINSAGDVIWVYRIPVGAGSEFAQFSEPVGNGSFRAHKYPTDYPGFNGVTFNNTGKIEDVNALTDDCVNRLSIDDLESSAFKVYPNPTNGILNIEFSQTIDVIEVYNFAGQKVLTTTNTSTIDLSPFSNGMYMVKTSSGNSIKYTKVLKEN, from the coding sequence ATGAAAAAAATTACTTATCTAGTTTTTTTGCTCCTAATTAATATAACATTTGGGCAAGAAACCATTGGTCTCATTTTTGATGATATCAATGAAGAAAAAGCAGACGGTTACACACTTTTTAAACCAACTTCAGATCAACGTGTTTTTTTAATTAACAATTGTGGAGAGGTTCTTAACCAATGGACTTTTACTGGTAGCAACGCCAGAAATGTTTATTTATTGGAAAACGGAAATTTATTGCAAACTAATGACCAACTAGCAGAGATTAGGGATTGGGACAATAATATCCTTTGGAGCATATCGTTTGAAGATGTTTTTGGATGGAGAATTCATCATGACATTGAGCCATTACCCAATGGTAATTTCCTAGTAATGGTAAGAGATATTGTTAATGATGTTGATATTTTTGCCCTAGGCATGGCTTCAGCTTATGCCAATGCTGTAGTAGTGCTAGAGCGTATCCTAGAAATTGAACCTGTTGGTACAGACTCTGCTAATATCGTTTGGGAATGGAAACTTATCGATCACCTTATTCAAGACTTTGATAGTTCTAAACCAAATTTTGGAGTCATTGCAGATAACCAAGGGCGTTACAACATTAACTATGATAACGGTAACGGTTCTAATCCTATACATGCCAATGCCATAGATTACAATGAAAACTTAGATCAAATTGCTGTTTCTTCAAGACACCTCAGCGAAGTTTTTATCATAGATCATAGTACTACTACTGCAGAAGCCGCAACAAGTTCTGGCGGTATGTATGGTAAAGGTGGCGATTTTTTATGGAGATGGGGAAATCCAGAGGCATACGATAGGGGTACCGCAGCAGATAGAACACTTGGTAGACAACACGATATTAAGTGGATTACTGATGGTCCGGATCAAGGCAAACTATCCGTTTTTAGTAATGATGGCTATGGTAGTAACTTTACTGCGTCTTCGGTACACATCTTAGATCCAAATGATATTAACGGCGTTTACGCATTAGATTCGGGTAAATTTCTACCAACAACTTACGATTGGTCGTGGGATGGTACAATAATGTCTACTGTTATGCACGCTGGCGCGCAAAGTGGTTTTCAGGTATTGCCAAATGGAAATGGTTTAATTTGCGAGTCTGATATAGGTAGAATCACGGAAATTAATAGTGCTGGTGATGTTATTTGGGTTTATAGAATTCCTGTTGGTGCAGGTTCAGAGTTCGCTCAATTTTCAGAACCAGTAGGTAATGGATCTTTTAGGGCTCATAAATATCCGACGGATTATCCAGGATTTAATGGTGTTACTTTTAACAATACAGGTAAAATAGAGGATGTAAACGCTTTAACTGACGATTGTGTAAATAGGTTATCAATTGATGATCTAGAATCATCAGCGTTTAAGGTTTACCCTAATCCAACAAACGGAATTCTTAATATTGAGTTTAGTCAAACTATAGATGTAATTGAAGTGTATAATTTTGCTGGTCAAAAAGTACTCACAACCACAAATACCAGTACAATTGACTTGAGTCCGTTTTCAAATGGCATGTACATGGTAAAGACTTCTTCAGGCAATTCTATAAAGTATACAAAAGTGCTCAAAGAAAACTAG
- the dnaA gene encoding chromosomal replication initiator protein DnaA: MEITAESVWNNCLDFIKDNIQPQAYKTWFEPIQAVKLAANALSIQVPSKFFYEWLEEHYVKILKVALTKELGNDAKLVYVIKMENTYGNKQPFTEKIPSANRTPVKSQDVDVPFNNKSPELKNPFIIPGIRNVKIESQLNPSYTFENFLEGDSNRLARNAGIAVANKPGGTSFNPLLIFGGVGLGKTHLAHAIGVDIKDKYPEKTVLYISAEKFTQQYIDSVKKNNRNDFIHFYQIIDVLIIDDVQFLSGKTGTQDVFFHIFNHLHQNGKQVVLTSDKAPVDMQDIEQRLLSRFKWGLSAELQTPDFETRVSILKNKLYRDGVEMPDEIVEYVAKHIKTNVRELEGAIISLIAQSSFNKKEITINLAKDIVDKFVKNTKREVSIDYIQKVVSDYFQMDVSTLQSKTRKRHIVQARQLAMFFAKKYTKASLASIGSQIGQRDHATVLHACKTVDNLSSTDKQFRKYVEDLAKKLSL; encoded by the coding sequence ATGGAGATCACAGCGGAATCTGTATGGAATAATTGTCTCGATTTTATTAAAGATAACATACAACCTCAAGCCTATAAAACATGGTTTGAACCCATACAAGCCGTTAAACTTGCTGCCAACGCACTAAGCATTCAGGTACCCAGTAAATTTTTTTATGAATGGTTAGAGGAGCATTACGTAAAGATCCTTAAGGTTGCCCTCACAAAAGAGTTGGGTAATGATGCCAAATTGGTTTACGTTATTAAAATGGAAAATACCTATGGCAACAAGCAACCTTTTACAGAAAAGATTCCTAGTGCTAACAGAACACCAGTAAAGTCGCAAGATGTTGATGTTCCATTTAATAATAAAAGTCCTGAGTTAAAAAATCCATTCATAATTCCTGGCATAAGAAATGTAAAAATTGAGTCTCAACTCAATCCAAGCTACACGTTTGAAAACTTTTTAGAGGGTGACTCTAATCGTTTGGCAAGAAATGCAGGAATTGCTGTTGCCAATAAACCAGGTGGAACGTCTTTTAATCCACTTTTAATTTTTGGTGGAGTTGGTTTAGGAAAAACACACCTAGCTCACGCTATTGGTGTAGATATAAAAGATAAATATCCAGAAAAAACAGTCCTTTATATTTCGGCTGAAAAATTTACGCAGCAGTATATAGATTCTGTTAAGAAAAACAATAGAAACGACTTTATTCATTTTTATCAAATTATTGATGTTCTAATAATTGACGACGTACAATTCTTATCTGGTAAAACAGGTACACAAGATGTATTCTTCCATATCTTTAACCACTTACACCAAAATGGTAAACAAGTCGTTTTAACAAGTGATAAAGCACCTGTAGATATGCAAGATATTGAGCAGCGTTTATTATCTCGTTTTAAATGGGGACTTTCTGCTGAGTTACAAACTCCAGATTTTGAAACCAGAGTCTCTATTCTTAAAAACAAACTCTACAGAGATGGTGTAGAAATGCCAGATGAAATTGTAGAGTATGTTGCTAAGCACATAAAAACAAATGTTAGAGAACTTGAAGGTGCCATAATCTCTTTAATAGCACAATCATCTTTCAATAAAAAAGAAATTACAATAAACCTTGCGAAGGATATTGTAGACAAATTTGTTAAAAACACAAAACGCGAAGTATCTATAGACTATATCCAAAAAGTCGTTTCAGATTATTTTCAGATGGATGTAAGTACACTTCAATCTAAAACGCGTAAACGACATATTGTACAAGCGCGTCAGTTGGCTATGTTTTTTGCAAAAAAATACACTAAAGCGTCTTTGGCAAGTATTGGCTCTCAAATTGGGCAGCGCGATCATGCTACGGTATTACATGCTTGTAAAACTGTTGATAACTTATCGTCTACTGACAAACAGTTTAGAAAATACGTTGAGGATTTAGCCAAAAAATTATCGCTTTAA
- a CDS encoding PQQ-dependent sugar dehydrogenase gives MRILFSIIGIIYLNITFAQDIELESFASGFNRPVNIKHAGDDRLFVVEQDGIIKIVNSDGTIETTNFLDIDDRVRSIGNEQGLLGLAFHPDFSTNGYFFVYYTNNSGDTVISRFSRIGTNPTIADPNSELEILTYPQPFSNHNGGELQFGPDGYLYISSGDGGSGGDPQNNGQNMNSLLGKLLRIDVNNSTVSNPYAIPSDNPFVGNPSARDEIWAYGLRNAWKFSFDSMNNDLWIADVGQNAREEINQAASTDAGLNYGWRCYEGNNSFNLTGCPSSSTLTFPVAEYSHSGGRCSITGGYVYRGSTYPNLVGTYLFGDVCTQEIGYLKFENGSWNSTFESFSGNWVAFGEDINGELYVSSLGGSIFKVTDSLLSIDENTQNSISIYPNPANTTLNIDFPNGTSGDSTNIDIYDIQGKLIKSILKDNNDTFTSINISELKSGFYIIKLKSENGKKLTKKFVIN, from the coding sequence ATGAGAATACTATTTTCAATTATTGGTATCATTTATCTAAATATTACCTTTGCCCAAGATATAGAACTAGAGTCTTTTGCCTCAGGTTTTAACCGTCCTGTAAACATAAAACACGCTGGTGATGATAGGTTGTTTGTAGTTGAACAAGATGGTATAATTAAAATTGTTAATTCTGATGGAACAATTGAAACTACAAATTTTTTAGACATAGATGATCGTGTTAGGAGCATTGGGAATGAACAAGGCTTATTAGGTTTGGCATTTCACCCAGATTTTTCTACTAACGGTTACTTTTTTGTTTATTACACCAATAACTCAGGAGACACCGTAATCTCACGATTCTCAAGGATTGGAACTAATCCTACAATTGCAGATCCTAATTCAGAATTAGAAATACTTACTTACCCGCAACCCTTTAGCAATCATAATGGTGGTGAATTACAGTTTGGACCAGATGGATATTTATACATTTCGAGCGGAGATGGTGGCTCTGGTGGAGACCCTCAAAATAACGGTCAAAATATGAACAGCTTACTTGGCAAGCTTTTACGAATTGATGTAAACAACTCAACAGTCTCAAATCCTTACGCTATTCCTTCAGATAACCCTTTTGTAGGTAATCCGAGCGCCAGGGACGAAATATGGGCATATGGGTTGCGAAATGCTTGGAAATTTTCTTTTGACAGTATGAATAACGATTTATGGATTGCAGATGTTGGGCAAAATGCTAGAGAGGAAATTAATCAGGCGGCTTCTACTGATGCTGGACTCAATTATGGGTGGAGATGCTATGAAGGTAATAATAGCTTCAACCTAACTGGCTGCCCAAGCAGTAGCACACTAACTTTTCCTGTAGCGGAATACTCACATTCTGGCGGAAGATGCTCTATCACTGGCGGATATGTCTACAGAGGCTCAACTTACCCAAATTTAGTTGGTACTTATTTATTTGGAGATGTATGTACGCAAGAAATTGGGTATTTAAAATTTGAAAACGGTAGTTGGAATTCAACTTTTGAAAGTTTCTCTGGTAATTGGGTAGCTTTTGGTGAAGATATAAACGGAGAGCTTTATGTTTCTAGTCTTGGAGGTAGTATTTTTAAAGTTACGGATTCCCTTCTTAGTATCGATGAGAATACTCAAAATTCAATATCTATATATCCTAACCCAGCTAACACTACTTTGAATATAGACTTTCCGAATGGCACATCTGGTGATTCAACAAATATTGATATTTATGACATACAAGGAAAGTTAATAAAGTCTATTTTAAAAGATAATAATGATACTTTTACAAGCATAAATATTTCAGAACTAAAAAGTGGTTTTTATATCATAAAACTTAAATCTGAAAACGGTAAAAAACTCACTAAAAAATTTGTTATAAATTAA
- a CDS encoding low molecular weight protein-tyrosine-phosphatase, with the protein MTKILMVCLGNICRSPLAHGILESKLNTSKFYVDSAGTAAYHVGLQPDQRSIKVAKNNGVDISHQTARQFKASDFDKFDYIYAMDASNYTNIISLARNNSDIGKVKLFLEENPNVSNKNVPDPYYGDMSDFEYVFDLIETTSAIIAKKLLEDL; encoded by the coding sequence ATGACTAAAATTCTAATGGTGTGTCTTGGCAACATTTGTCGTTCGCCATTAGCTCATGGTATCTTAGAATCCAAACTTAACACTTCTAAATTTTATGTTGACTCTGCTGGTACAGCAGCATATCATGTAGGTCTTCAACCAGATCAGAGGTCCATTAAAGTAGCCAAAAACAATGGTGTAGATATAAGTCACCAAACAGCCAGGCAATTTAAAGCTTCAGATTTTGATAAATTTGATTACATCTATGCTATGGATGCTTCAAACTACACCAACATTATTAGCTTGGCAAGAAATAATTCGGATATAGGAAAGGTGAAACTATTTCTTGAAGAAAATCCAAATGTTTCAAATAAAAATGTACCTGATCCTTATTACGGAGATATGAGTGATTTTGAATATGTTTTTGATTTGATTGAAACCACTTCTGCGATAATAGCAAAAAAGTTGCTTGAAGATTTATAG
- a CDS encoding acyl-CoA thioesterase: MNYNETKIRVRYGETDQMGVVYHANYAVYFEVGRTEWLREFGLSYSAMESEGVMLPVISLQINYKNSARYDDVLKVKTKLKKIPTASIEFDYELIKENGELLATGNTVLAFIDAKRNRPTRCPKYLLDKLQNYSL, translated from the coding sequence TTGAATTATAACGAAACAAAAATACGAGTTCGCTATGGCGAAACAGATCAGATGGGTGTGGTGTACCATGCTAACTATGCTGTATATTTTGAAGTCGGCAGAACAGAGTGGTTACGTGAGTTTGGCCTTAGCTACAGTGCTATGGAGTCGGAGGGCGTTATGCTTCCAGTAATTTCATTGCAGATAAACTACAAAAATTCAGCACGTTATGATGATGTGCTTAAAGTAAAAACTAAGTTGAAAAAAATACCGACAGCATCTATAGAGTTTGATTACGAATTAATAAAGGAGAACGGTGAATTACTTGCCACTGGTAACACAGTTTTAGCATTTATAGATGCAAAACGTAACAGACCTACAAGGTGTCCGAAATATCTTTTAGATAAACTGCAAAATTATTCGTTATAA
- a CDS encoding IMPACT family protein, with amino-acid sequence MDSKDIYKTISKPAVGEVFKDKNSKFMGYAFPVENEDQIKIHLDSLKKEHHSARHWCYAYQLGAETPTFRTNDDGEPNNSAGMPIYGQIQSFELTNILIVVIRYYGGVKLGVGGLINAYKTSAQLTLEASEIREKTINKNYLLNFEYKNMSKVMRLLKENKAEITKQTLNLNCLLEISVRKGNASKIFELFNQFYGVEIDEL; translated from the coding sequence ATGGACTCAAAAGATATATATAAAACCATTTCTAAGCCCGCAGTTGGGGAAGTATTTAAAGATAAAAACAGTAAGTTTATGGGCTACGCCTTTCCTGTTGAAAACGAAGACCAAATAAAAATCCATTTAGATAGTTTAAAAAAAGAGCATCATTCTGCAAGACATTGGTGCTACGCATATCAGTTGGGTGCAGAGACACCAACCTTTAGAACCAACGATGATGGCGAACCCAACAATAGTGCTGGTATGCCAATATATGGACAAATACAATCATTTGAGCTCACAAATATTTTAATTGTTGTAATACGATATTATGGTGGAGTAAAGCTTGGTGTAGGAGGATTAATTAATGCTTACAAAACTAGTGCTCAATTAACTCTTGAGGCTTCTGAAATAAGAGAAAAGACAATTAACAAAAATTATTTACTCAATTTTGAATACAAAAATATGAGTAAAGTGATGCGACTTCTAAAAGAAAATAAGGCAGAGATTACAAAACAAACTTTAAATCTCAATTGTTTGTTGGAAATATCTGTCAGAAAAGGTAACGCTTCAAAAATATTTGAGCTTTTTAATCAATTTTATGGAGTAGAAATTGATGAATTATAA